Within Diprion similis isolate iyDipSimi1 chromosome 11, iyDipSimi1.1, whole genome shotgun sequence, the genomic segment agatgtaattatttttatttgaaattagaattaaggatttttattacaaatacgTTTCTGTTCCAATATTTTATGCGCAAGTGTGATAACTGTAAATTCAGCACAGAAAGTCGTCGAGAGATACAGATGGATCTATTTATAATCCGGAAATCGGTAATTCAGGAACTATAATTGAAAAGATACATGTATGTGCGTGTATACACTAGAATCTTGAAGCATTACTGCAATCGcatgaaaatgataaatttgtgACGTACACAATGTATGTGCACTAGTACAGCGACACTGTCTCAATAATCGTGTACAGTTGTATGTAATTATACGTTCTCCGAATATCTGATCAACGCAGAAGTATTTGATATTCGGCTATACttatattttcgtttcttttttatattttttgccaTATTTGTGATTACGATATAGCCACCGCATCTCATATACACAACGAAATTTCGCAAAATCGTGGCCATTGTGGTTTAGGTGGTCAAGCTTTAAAGGAACGTACTGTGTTTGTCGCAAACTTTCGCGCGGCTTTTAAGTTGAAGGAGCcgaaaatgataatttcacACATATTAAATGTATAAGATATTTAGATGTATCTCCGATCTCTGCAACGACTGTCGAATTTCTATCTCTCACATCTGCCGaagtgcatgtatgtatgtacatactcgTAGCCGTACACACGACAAATCATATCTCTTccacgaatatttttaattttaatgtatTTAATTCAAAAAGATTCAACGGTTGTTGCAGAAACGTGTAGTTCTCAATTATACTTGAACCCTTGCGATTCAAGtgcatttaatttttattaaatcatCGTGTGTACGATTCACATTAAAGAGATtataatacacattttttcatccttttttttttttaccgatttaaTACATGTTTTTCTCGTTGCGAGCAAgggtttttttcccttctttaaTACTTGTGCCAAGAATAATACTACTAGTAACGATTACAATGAAGTGTGATGACGTAATAACACTCGCTTTAAGCGGTCCAACCAGAATGATAGGACGGATACGCGCAGCGGACGTACGTATACTTATCTCCTCCTTCCTGTCTCCTCTTCTTTCCGGCCCCTTCTCTTGTTCTGATCTCTTCATAAATCCGCATGATTCACAAAGTGGTTGTTGCGAATAACAGAGAGCGAGAAGAGTTGATAGAGTCGAATAATTAATACCCAATTACATTGTAGTTTACATAGGATCTCCACATGTAAATAAACGAGTAACATTACagctaattgaaaaaaatctattaaaatacaaaaatttttatgaagtaCTGGGGCCAGAGTTATATATTTTACTaccaaaatttatattcgaaatttcaaagttgttGATGTGATTGTGGCGTGACATTCCACATCGAGATGTTCGTAAATGAATATCCAAGTAAATAATCGCCTGTAACATTAATTAGCAAGAGATATTGTATTTTTACACGAAATTTCAgagttgaaagaaatatttgaacaTTATATCTGGCttcgtatacctatactgTGATCTCTGTAAGtaaaagagtaaaaataaaaacaaagaaaaataaagtccTGCGTGTCTAAAGAGAGCATAATATAGATAGATGAATAAATGTGTGCGTATatagatacacacacacacacatatatatatatatatatacatacatatatacacacacacatattcatacatacatttttcattttcttttattcaatgtaaataatttatatttgaaagttgaaattattgtaGGTGATCTAATtccataagaaaaaataaagatacgGTCCAGACATGTATTCGATAAGCGTGTATAAAACATGGTATCCGTAAAATTCTACTCGTAATATGTCATTTCATTATGTAACTTGTTATCTAAATGACGGAGAATTTGTAAATATAGACTTATTTACTTATTAAGATGAGAAATTTGTTGGTACTTCCCTGATCTACACTTCTATTACACTGTTACTTCTTTTGAGTGAGTTACAAGTCTTGTTTGTTGAAGCTGAATGAAAGTATGCGTGTTGAAATGAAACAATCAGGATTCAGGAAACAGTGTCAATTagttgagaaagaaaaatatttaatgaatCTTATGTTACAAAATGGTTATCATTACACCACTATATCCATTTTTGCGAAATTATTTTGActagtttttttgaaaaaatatgacatcGTCTGCAATAATAGATGTAGTAGATTTTACATTGCCGCTTTCATCTGTAACGTCGCCGTAACTTACTCTACCATTAACTAAGACTCTGGTGCCTTTTCTCAAGTAAGTGTAAACAGTATCCCTTAACGTAGGCTTGAATACAGCAATTCTGTGCCAATCAGTTCTCTGCATGAATTCACctacatgaaaaaaatacaaatattatttttattcaaatgactTATGCATCATTTGTagagtttcatttcattaataacatttattaatcaatgtatttgaaattgtAGCGTATACCAGATTCATATTTGTAGTTTGTATGAGTTGCCATCGAAAATGTTACAACAGGATGGTCGATTGAGCCTCGCTTTTGTGGATCAGTTCCCACCCGGCCCACCAGGGTGATTTGATtcagtgctgaaataaaagaGACAACAAATGATATGAAGTTGTGAGGCTCAAAAGTGAAAAGGTGACCACCCAATTATGACGCTGAAGCTAGACACCAAAATCAAGCTGCTGATATACCAAAAATTgtggtatataataattttcatggaGAAATGTTTTGCGGAAACAAAGAACACCTAAATATAAGTGCATTATTTTGAGTAGTCACCCCGACATTGAAGACACGATATATTTCAGTTTCCAAAACTTGCAAGCTACTCACATTTTTCTACTCTTGGGATCTGCTCTGCTTCACTGGACATTAACCTGATATTTTTTGGAGGCAAGAACTGTCTAGAGACGCCACGGATAACCTGAAGTGAAAGATACAGCAATGCAACACTGAATATGGAAGTTAATTGTCATAATCAATTGTAGTGGATTAGTCGAAAGTATATACGGACAACTGTGTACAATACAAAGGATTGAATCATTCCAGACCGGTTGGCCTGTGAAACATAACCTCTATCATTTCCGTAATCGCCTAATGTGTAGAAACGCGTGGCTGGCACATAACGATCAGTCGCATAACAAGTATCTTTATAATAAAAGTACGCTACGTACCCATAGAATAGACATACCTTAGAGCAAAACATCTTAGCGAGCGCAGGATTAAAACAATAAACCACCGCAGTACACAGCAACTACGCTACTTTAACCTTTCTATTCAACAATCATGAACAATTCAACTTCGGGATTCACGAGCCGGTAGGTAAGATTATTGAAATGGCGGTATCTTACTTTGTGGTATGCAGGGTAGAGGTAAGGTAACTGGCCAGCAAAAAGTGACACATAGTGGTTCAACAAAATGCCAGAATAGCGCTCATAAGCAATAAGGGTAACAGTATGATTGGCGCTTAGTAATCAGGGTTCAATCTGATTGGCGCTTTGTGAAACTTTTGCTGCAGCAACGCCATTTTATGTAAACTCTATTTTACGGACACTTTCTATGCATGGAGGATAGTCCTCCTTACCTCTACCCTCCATACTCCGTGGTTACGAAATACGATGCAGCATAGGTGAGTTGCatcatttcaaattactttttacGTATTTGTAGCTAACGTTGTTTACCTCTgagtttcaactttttcaattgaTCAATTACAAATCGTGCTGAATTGTGACTAAGTAGTACAATTTATCCGAGTGTATTGTGTGTAGTACTACCACAAAAATGGAATAGTGAGCTGTCGATTTTAGCAACTGCCGGTTACTATGCATTCTGTAATGCTGACGTAATGAACTGATATGCTGGCTGAaatatcttcttttttaccCACTGGTAAAAGATCGAGATCATGGCGTCTTTCTTAGCGTT encodes:
- the LOC124412575 gene encoding LOW QUALITY PROTEIN: single-stranded DNA-binding protein, mitochondrial (The sequence of the model RefSeq protein was modified relative to this genomic sequence to represent the inferred CDS: inserted 1 base in 1 codon; deleted 2 bases in 1 codon; substituted 1 base at 1 genomic stop codon), giving the protein MNELNMQPRTRQRDGSAKENYIPVTGSKKYIQHGPXSAVDXRLRFLDGLWPRHDLKMGIDLVSRIQVIRGVSRQFLPPKNIRLMSSEAEQIPRVEKSLNQITLVGRVGTDPQKRGSIDHPVVTFSMATHTNYKYESGEFMQRTDWHRIAVFKPTLRDTVYTYLRKGTRVLVNGRVSYGDVTDESGNVKSTTSIIADDVIFFQKN